GAGGCTGATGGTGGATCCACCGTCAAGACGCTGTGGAGCCTCTTCGACGGGGTCAAGGTCGAGTCGGTGCTGATGGGGTACACCGGCTCCACCCCCCGTGCCACCCTGTGCGTCTCCAGCCAGGCCGGGTGCGGGATGGCGTGCCCGTTCTGTGCCACCGGGCAGCAGGGGCTGACCCGGAACCTGTCGACGGCCGAGATCATCGAGCAGGTCCGCCGGGCGGCCGTCAGCTGCCGCGACGGTGAGGTCCCCGGCGTCGAGCGCCTCTCCAACGTCGTCTTCATGGGCATGGGGGAGCCGCTGGCGAACTACAAGACCGTGATCGCCGCGGTCCGCCGGATGGTCGAGCCGGCTCCCGAGGGTCTGGGACTGTCGGCCCGCCACATCACCGTCTCCACGGTCGGGCTCGTCCCGGCGATCCGCAAGCTCACCGAGGTGGGCATCCCGGTCACGCTCGCGCTCTCCTTGCACGCCCCCGACGACGACCTGCGCTCACAGCTGGTGCCGATCAACACCCGGTGGTCCGTCGGTGAGTCCCTGGACGCCGCCAAGGCCTACTTCGACGCCACCGGCCGCCGGGTCAGCATCGAGTACGCACTCATCAAGGACATGAACGACCACGCCTGGCGCGCGGA
Above is a window of Ruania suaedae DNA encoding:
- the rlmN gene encoding 23S rRNA (adenine(2503)-C(2))-methyltransferase RlmN, yielding MTSRNQVLPRHEGGAGDRPQLSFAVPRRGKPPRHLADLSLEERAGVLREAGQPAYRAKQLSTHYFARLTRDPEAMTDIPADQRSELADLLLPDLLTEHRRLEADGGSTVKTLWSLFDGVKVESVLMGYTGSTPRATLCVSSQAGCGMACPFCATGQQGLTRNLSTAEIIEQVRRAAVSCRDGEVPGVERLSNVVFMGMGEPLANYKTVIAAVRRMVEPAPEGLGLSARHITVSTVGLVPAIRKLTEVGIPVTLALSLHAPDDDLRSQLVPINTRWSVGESLDAAKAYFDATGRRVSIEYALIKDMNDHAWRADLLATELLKRGRGWVHVNPIPLNPTPGSIWTASEKHVEDEFVARLRSAGIPTTVRDTRGSDIDGACGQLAAQD